From a region of the Hyalangium minutum genome:
- a CDS encoding trypsin-like serine protease, whose translation MTHHWPSRVLVPLTLALLATTISCKGRHEPSPIQVDAGTVTAEATPTEPVDADPALPPERPYPRKHYYLDLAGREDFRNRYSAAVQVTTSEPMLAGIYGWCSSVLLAPQWVLTAGHCVCVRKPVTTPGQQGKVVIDGTSCASHPKITVSLWDASQGNDFLPSCSWTQTYPGTEVRPHPDFQILLDKEGRVESSRADLALILLETPVEREYTPVQLSREELQPGEPFVLVGGTSTDSLQGNISGGARRFTRYKAVGPAAPGSERILFEQPQRELFKGDSGGPCLRERAHGLLLVGISARGLGLEPTFTRIPPYRDWLRSTVRSPKPP comes from the coding sequence ATGACTCACCATTGGCCTTCACGCGTCCTCGTGCCCCTGACCCTCGCCCTGCTCGCCACTACGATCAGCTGCAAGGGCCGGCATGAACCAAGCCCCATACAGGTGGATGCGGGAACAGTGACTGCTGAAGCCACACCTACCGAGCCTGTAGATGCCGACCCTGCTCTGCCTCCAGAACGGCCCTATCCACGTAAGCACTACTATCTCGATCTGGCCGGCAGAGAAGACTTCAGGAACCGCTACTCCGCAGCCGTTCAGGTCACGACATCCGAGCCCATGCTCGCAGGCATCTATGGCTGGTGCAGCAGCGTGTTGCTCGCTCCGCAGTGGGTGCTCACGGCTGGGCACTGCGTCTGCGTCAGAAAACCCGTCACTACGCCGGGACAGCAGGGCAAAGTCGTTATCGATGGCACGTCCTGCGCGTCTCACCCCAAGATCACGGTGTCGCTCTGGGATGCCTCCCAAGGAAATGACTTCCTCCCTTCCTGCAGCTGGACCCAGACCTACCCTGGGACTGAGGTTCGGCCTCACCCCGACTTCCAGATCCTTCTCGACAAAGAAGGCAGGGTGGAGTCCAGCCGCGCAGATCTGGCGCTCATCCTTTTAGAGACACCCGTGGAACGGGAATACACCCCGGTTCAGCTCTCACGAGAGGAACTTCAACCGGGGGAACCCTTCGTCCTCGTGGGTGGGACGAGCACTGACTCTCTGCAGGGAAACATCAGCGGGGGTGCTCGCCGCTTCACCCGCTACAAAGCGGTGGGACCGGCAGCCCCTGGGAGTGAGCGGATCCTCTTCGAGCAACCCCAGCGAGAACTCTTCAAAGGAGACAGCGGCGGTCCATGCCTCCGGGAGAGAGCTCACGGTCTGCTTCTGGTGGGAATCTCGGCCAGGGGCTTGGGCCTGGAGCCCACCTTCACCCGTATCCCACCCTACCGTGACTGGCTGCGTTCCACGGTGCGCAGCCCCAAGCCCCCATGA
- a CDS encoding FdhF/YdeP family oxidoreductase, whose product MADARSNEQVAPKDPVGSSASLARALPSAQPPIEPKPPAVGPVQEVAGGVPAVMSSLQHAWGEMGAIRGTQLLLKLNQQDGFDCPGCAWPDPDTHRSVAEFCENGAKAVAEEGTLARITPEFFRQHSVSELAAQSDLWLGKQGRLTHPMVLREGGTHYEPISWEAAFALVAEELNALGSPDEACFYTSGRTSNEAAFLYQLFVRQFGTNNLPDCADLCHESSGTALNEAIGIGKGTVTLEDFEKAEAIFVIGQNPGTNHPRMLTSLQAAARRGCQIVSINPLPETGLNRFKHPQELIQLIGPGTAINRLWLPVRINGDVALLKGLGKALLEEDAKRPGQVVAKDFIRQRTTGFEAYVEALRAISWDEVVEQSGVPADQIRAAAQILANSDRTIFCWAMGLTQHQNAVANIQEIANLALMRGSIGKPGAGLCPVRGHSNVQGDRTMGIVEKPAPAFLDALQREFSFEPPRNPGLDTVATIRAMHAGQVKVLFALGGNFLSATPDTEFTAEALRRTRLTAHVSTKLNRAHLVHGRRALILPCLGRTERDVRTGGEQFVTVENSMGVVHTSRGAVEPASEHLRSEPDIVAGLARAVLGQRSRVEWQALVEDYDRIRERIARVVPGFQDFNRRVREPGGFYLPNGPREGRFTTPDGKARFTVHPLPRIELAPGQLLMMTIRSHDQYNTTLYGLDDRYRGILNGRRVVLLNPEDMRALGVSEGQVVDLTSHFRGEQRVARRFVVVPYRIPRRCAATYFPETNVLVPIDNYAEKSRTPASKSVVISVTPSDATRG is encoded by the coding sequence ATGGCGGATGCGCGCAGCAACGAGCAGGTAGCGCCCAAGGACCCTGTTGGATCTTCGGCCTCGCTCGCCAGGGCGCTGCCCAGCGCCCAGCCCCCGATCGAGCCGAAGCCGCCCGCCGTGGGCCCCGTGCAGGAAGTGGCCGGTGGTGTGCCCGCGGTGATGTCCTCGCTCCAGCACGCCTGGGGCGAGATGGGGGCCATCCGTGGCACCCAGTTGCTGCTCAAGCTCAACCAGCAAGACGGCTTCGACTGTCCCGGCTGTGCCTGGCCGGATCCCGATACCCACCGCTCCGTCGCGGAGTTCTGCGAGAACGGCGCGAAGGCCGTGGCCGAGGAAGGCACCCTGGCCCGGATCACCCCGGAGTTCTTCCGTCAGCACAGCGTCTCCGAGCTCGCCGCGCAGTCGGACCTGTGGCTCGGCAAGCAGGGCCGCCTGACGCACCCCATGGTGCTGCGCGAGGGCGGCACGCACTACGAGCCGATCTCGTGGGAGGCGGCGTTCGCGCTCGTGGCAGAGGAACTGAACGCGCTTGGCTCGCCGGACGAGGCTTGCTTCTACACCTCCGGCCGCACCAGCAACGAGGCTGCGTTCCTCTACCAGCTCTTCGTGCGGCAGTTCGGCACCAACAACCTGCCGGACTGCGCCGATCTGTGCCACGAGTCGAGCGGCACGGCCCTCAATGAAGCGATCGGCATCGGCAAGGGCACGGTGACGCTGGAGGACTTCGAGAAGGCCGAGGCCATCTTCGTCATTGGCCAGAACCCTGGCACCAACCATCCGCGCATGCTCACCTCGCTGCAGGCAGCAGCCCGGCGAGGGTGCCAGATCGTCAGCATCAACCCGCTGCCCGAGACGGGCCTCAACCGCTTCAAGCATCCCCAGGAGCTGATCCAGCTCATCGGGCCGGGCACGGCCATCAACCGCCTATGGCTGCCCGTGCGCATCAACGGCGACGTGGCGCTGCTGAAGGGCCTGGGCAAGGCGCTCCTGGAGGAGGATGCGAAGCGGCCCGGCCAGGTGGTGGCCAAGGACTTCATCCGGCAGCGGACCACGGGCTTCGAGGCCTACGTGGAGGCCCTGCGCGCCATCTCCTGGGATGAGGTGGTGGAGCAGAGCGGAGTGCCCGCCGATCAGATCCGCGCGGCGGCGCAGATCCTGGCGAACTCGGACCGGACGATCTTCTGCTGGGCCATGGGGCTCACGCAGCACCAGAATGCCGTGGCGAACATCCAGGAGATCGCCAACCTGGCGCTGATGCGAGGCAGCATCGGCAAGCCGGGCGCAGGGCTGTGCCCGGTGCGAGGCCACAGCAACGTCCAGGGCGATCGGACCATGGGCATCGTGGAGAAGCCAGCCCCCGCGTTCTTGGACGCGCTCCAGCGCGAGTTCTCCTTCGAGCCTCCGCGCAACCCGGGCCTGGATACCGTGGCCACCATCCGTGCCATGCACGCCGGGCAGGTGAAGGTGCTCTTCGCGCTCGGGGGGAACTTCCTATCGGCCACGCCGGACACCGAGTTCACCGCCGAGGCTCTGCGCCGCACGCGCCTCACCGCGCACGTGTCCACCAAGCTGAACCGGGCGCACCTCGTTCACGGCCGACGGGCGCTCATCCTCCCGTGCCTCGGGCGCACCGAGCGGGATGTCCGCACGGGCGGCGAGCAGTTCGTCACGGTGGAGAACTCGATGGGCGTGGTGCACACCTCGCGGGGCGCGGTGGAGCCCGCCTCCGAGCACCTGCGCAGCGAGCCGGACATTGTCGCTGGGCTGGCGCGGGCGGTGCTCGGCCAGCGCAGCCGGGTGGAGTGGCAGGCGCTGGTGGAGGACTACGATCGCATCCGTGAGCGTATCGCGCGTGTCGTGCCGGGCTTCCAGGACTTCAACCGGCGCGTGCGCGAACCGGGCGGCTTCTACCTGCCCAACGGGCCGCGCGAGGGCCGCTTCACCACGCCCGATGGCAAGGCGCGCTTCACGGTTCACCCGCTGCCGCGCATCGAGCTGGCCCCGGGCCAGTTGCTGATGATGACGATCCGCAGCCACGACCAGTACAACACCACGCTGTACGGACTGGATGATCGGTATCGCGGCATCCTCAATGGGCGGCGGGTGGTGCTGCTGAACCCGGAGGACATGCGCGCGCTGGGAGTCTCCGAGGGGCAGGTGGTGGATCTCACGAGCCACTTCCGGGGCGAGCAGCGCGTAGCGCGCCGCTTCGTGGTGGTGCCTTACCGGATCCCCCGGCGGTGCGCGGCCACGTACTTCCCCGAGACCAACGTGTTGGTGCCCATCGACAACTACGCGGAGAAGAGCCGCACGCCGGCCTCGAAGTCGGTGGTCATCAGCGTGACGCCTTCAGACGCGACGAGGGGCTGA
- a CDS encoding BON domain-containing protein — translation MAGRRDDEKRFRGDVRDAEADRRTDRHRGSDERGYGEGERLGRDWERADMRGTERARSTRDELTRSADEKRFGRGREDFGSRELPREQGERRFRDPGRERDVRRYDDRDREMWGRAPGDVDREDWRASPSGSFHDELREERGRPQRYGERMGPSSRPYDTERWRGEAPEREERPHYNLAGLHDLDDLSELRHRYSEQRHHRDYEPRYGHGPGVENMEPLRTGYGTSMTRRENGDRELGHGGMLGGTYRESATRPMGRGPKGYQRSDSRIREELCDRLMMSWMDAENVDVQVKDGEIILLGTVKSRDEKRAIEALAESVLGVKDVHNSLRVQREGQVSTSAQPEVHGEQLPLAQNREGQAQVPGRRGPAPERGAQDQEQAPVQKPGDTPLHS, via the coding sequence ATGGCAGGCAGGCGTGATGATGAGAAGCGATTCCGAGGCGACGTGCGCGATGCGGAGGCGGATCGACGAACCGATCGCCACCGCGGTTCGGACGAGCGGGGCTACGGAGAGGGCGAGCGGCTGGGCCGTGATTGGGAGCGCGCGGACATGCGCGGCACCGAGCGCGCTCGCTCTACCCGGGATGAGCTGACCCGGAGTGCCGACGAGAAGAGATTCGGCCGGGGGCGGGAGGACTTTGGCTCGCGGGAGCTGCCCCGAGAGCAGGGCGAGCGGCGGTTCCGGGACCCGGGGCGTGAGCGGGACGTGCGCCGGTATGACGATCGGGATCGCGAGATGTGGGGCCGAGCCCCCGGCGACGTCGACCGGGAGGATTGGCGGGCCAGTCCGAGCGGCTCCTTCCACGACGAGTTGCGCGAGGAGCGGGGGCGCCCGCAGCGGTACGGGGAGCGGATGGGCCCCTCCAGCCGGCCTTACGACACTGAGCGGTGGAGGGGTGAAGCGCCCGAGCGGGAGGAGCGTCCCCACTACAACCTCGCGGGGCTGCATGACCTGGACGACCTGTCCGAGCTTCGCCATCGATACAGCGAGCAGCGCCACCACCGGGACTATGAGCCGCGCTACGGACATGGACCCGGCGTGGAGAACATGGAACCCCTCCGCACGGGCTACGGTACCAGCATGACCCGCCGGGAGAATGGGGATCGCGAGCTGGGGCACGGGGGCATGCTGGGCGGCACCTACCGCGAGAGCGCAACACGTCCCATGGGCCGGGGGCCGAAGGGCTACCAGCGCTCGGACTCCCGCATCCGCGAGGAGCTGTGCGACCGGCTCATGATGAGCTGGATGGACGCCGAGAACGTCGACGTCCAGGTCAAAGACGGTGAGATCATCCTCCTGGGGACGGTGAAGAGCCGGGACGAGAAGCGGGCCATCGAGGCGCTCGCCGAGTCCGTGCTCGGGGTGAAGGACGTCCACAACTCGCTGCGAGTGCAGCGCGAGGGGCAAGTGAGCACCAGTGCCCAGCCGGAGGTGCACGGCGAGCAGCTCCCGCTGGCCCAGAACCGCGAGGGCCAAGCGCAGGTGCCGGGCCGCCGAGGGCCGGCCCCAGAGCGGGGGGCGCAGGACCAGGAGCAGGCGCCGGTGCAGAAGCCCGGGGACACTCCGCTGCACTCGTGA
- a CDS encoding MBL fold metallo-hydrolase RNA specificity domain-containing protein, producing MASIHFLGAAGTVTGSKFLLEHEGQRVLVDCGLFQGKKELRQRNWEPLPVPASSLDAIVLTHAHIDHTGGLPRVVREGYNGSVYCTSGTRDLSALLLPDSAHLQEEEARYANKEHYSRHQPALPLYGVQDAERAVRLMETFGYERPKQILPGITLTFYRAGHILGSAVCAFDLKSTGQRVVFSGDLGRYNAPILRDPESVSGATTLVVESTYGDREHGETRPEEALCNAVKRAYDRRGMVIIPAFAVGRTQELLYHLRNLEEASRIPEMDVFVDSPMACDATPIYLAHPEEHDLGMSSLVERGKTPLATRRTRFVTSPNDSKRLNMHEGPGIIISASGMATGGRVLHHMKHRLPDARNTVLFVGYQSEGTRGRRLLDGEKQIKIHGEMIPVEADIRVVSGFSAHADWTETLRWMEGFESPPRQTLLVHGEPSALQALKNRVESQGWKAAVPRYLERVELAS from the coding sequence ATGGCCTCCATCCATTTCCTCGGTGCCGCGGGTACCGTCACCGGCTCGAAGTTCCTGCTGGAGCACGAGGGGCAGCGCGTGCTCGTCGACTGCGGGCTATTCCAGGGCAAGAAGGAGCTGCGGCAGCGCAACTGGGAGCCCCTCCCCGTCCCGGCCTCGAGCCTGGATGCGATCGTCCTGACGCACGCGCATATCGACCACACGGGCGGGCTGCCGCGGGTGGTGCGCGAGGGCTACAACGGCTCGGTGTACTGCACCTCGGGGACGCGGGACTTGTCGGCGCTGCTGCTGCCGGACTCGGCGCACCTCCAAGAGGAAGAGGCGCGCTACGCCAACAAGGAGCACTACTCCCGGCACCAGCCGGCACTGCCGCTCTACGGGGTACAGGATGCCGAGCGAGCGGTGAGGCTGATGGAGACGTTCGGTTACGAGCGGCCCAAGCAGATCCTCCCGGGCATCACCCTCACCTTTTATAGGGCGGGCCACATCCTGGGCTCGGCGGTGTGCGCCTTCGACTTGAAGAGCACGGGCCAACGCGTGGTGTTCAGTGGAGATCTCGGCCGCTACAACGCGCCCATCCTGAGGGATCCGGAGAGCGTGAGCGGGGCCACCACGCTGGTGGTGGAGAGCACCTACGGTGACCGGGAGCACGGCGAGACGCGCCCCGAGGAGGCGCTGTGCAACGCGGTGAAGCGGGCCTACGACCGCCGGGGCATGGTGATCATCCCCGCCTTCGCGGTGGGGAGGACGCAGGAGCTGCTCTACCACCTGCGCAACCTGGAGGAGGCGAGCCGGATTCCGGAGATGGATGTGTTCGTGGACTCGCCCATGGCGTGCGACGCCACCCCGATCTACCTGGCGCACCCGGAGGAGCATGACCTGGGCATGAGCTCGCTGGTGGAGCGCGGGAAGACGCCACTGGCCACGCGGCGCACGCGGTTCGTCACCTCGCCGAACGACAGCAAGCGGCTCAACATGCACGAGGGGCCGGGGATCATCATCTCCGCGTCGGGGATGGCCACGGGCGGCCGGGTGCTGCACCACATGAAGCACCGGCTGCCGGACGCGCGAAACACCGTGCTCTTCGTGGGCTACCAGTCCGAGGGCACGCGCGGGCGGCGCCTGCTGGATGGGGAGAAGCAGATCAAGATCCACGGGGAGATGATCCCGGTGGAGGCGGACATCCGCGTGGTGAGCGGGTTCTCCGCGCACGCGGACTGGACCGAGACGCTGCGCTGGATGGAGGGCTTCGAGTCACCGCCCCGGCAGACGCTGCTGGTGCACGGTGAGCCCTCGGCGCTCCAGGCGCTGAAGAACCGCGTGGAGTCCCAGGGCTGGAAGGCCGCAGTGCCCCGGTACCTGGAGCGGGTGGAGCTCGCGTCGTAG
- a CDS encoding helix-turn-helix transcriptional regulator, translating into MSQRERAIALGAAIREAREKAGLSQEEVARRVDLPPMSYGSIERGRLLPSVSTLTRLCVMLKIDPDNLPDLQDVRD; encoded by the coding sequence ATGAGTCAGAGAGAACGGGCCATCGCCCTCGGAGCCGCCATCCGCGAGGCCCGGGAGAAGGCAGGCCTGTCGCAGGAAGAGGTCGCCCGCCGGGTCGACCTGCCCCCCATGAGCTACGGGAGCATCGAGCGCGGGCGGCTGCTGCCGAGCGTCTCCACGCTGACGCGGCTGTGTGTGATGCTGAAGATCGACCCGGACAATCTTCCCGACCTGCAGGACGTGCGCGACTAG
- a CDS encoding serine/threonine protein kinase: MPSTSSVHSPLAGPVLLQSGRTTYELVRPLEHTWHGELLLARRHFDSNMGDYVVLKRLSRDCREEDYRRLMEEVAINARLRHPSIATMHDLEGTEGDPYLVLEYVEGHRLDALLALSTQVGKPLSEAFACYVGAEVADALHHAHLLTNEQGRWMRLVHRNVSLDTIILGNQGQVKLTDFGAVWSSDPSRYPTEDDALPNNLAYASPEVTRKAQLDGRADQFSLAAVLLHLLTGRPLIEGTDRLTQELRELRRRVDEATSLGKSDKAAVALVVDLKGQIRKLTWSFIEQVRAMSTRDIAEATRTLSAGLRPILRRALAPNRTDRFPSCEEFGRELRLHLWRIGQLYGRKEAEHEVAALSKRAKARSSSRAVTAPKATAAHRAAAPSSGRRGASTEGRRKRESRPR, translated from the coding sequence ATGCCGAGCACTTCCTCGGTCCATTCCCCCCTGGCCGGTCCCGTGCTGCTGCAGTCCGGTCGCACCACCTATGAGCTCGTCCGGCCCCTGGAGCACACCTGGCACGGAGAGCTGCTGCTGGCACGGCGGCACTTCGACTCGAACATGGGGGACTACGTCGTCCTCAAGCGGCTGAGCCGCGACTGCCGCGAGGAGGACTACCGCCGGCTCATGGAGGAGGTGGCCATCAACGCCCGGTTGCGGCACCCCAGCATCGCGACCATGCACGACCTGGAGGGTACCGAGGGCGATCCTTACCTCGTGCTGGAGTATGTGGAGGGGCACCGCCTGGACGCCCTGCTCGCGCTGTCCACCCAGGTGGGCAAGCCGCTCTCCGAGGCGTTCGCCTGTTACGTGGGGGCCGAGGTCGCCGACGCGCTTCACCACGCTCACCTGCTCACCAACGAGCAGGGGCGGTGGATGCGCCTGGTCCACCGCAACGTGTCGCTGGACACCATCATCCTGGGCAACCAGGGGCAGGTGAAGCTCACCGACTTCGGAGCCGTCTGGTCCTCGGATCCCTCGCGCTACCCCACGGAGGACGATGCGCTGCCCAACAACCTCGCGTATGCCTCGCCCGAGGTGACGCGCAAGGCGCAGCTGGACGGGCGCGCCGATCAATTCTCCTTGGCCGCCGTGCTCCTGCACCTGCTCACGGGCCGGCCGCTCATCGAGGGCACGGATCGGCTCACCCAGGAACTGCGCGAGCTGCGGCGCCGCGTGGACGAGGCCACCTCGCTGGGCAAGAGCGACAAGGCCGCCGTCGCGCTCGTGGTGGATCTCAAGGGGCAGATCCGCAAGCTCACCTGGTCCTTCATCGAGCAGGTCCGAGCGATGAGCACGCGGGATATCGCCGAGGCGACACGCACGCTGTCCGCGGGTCTGAGGCCCATCCTCCGGCGGGCCCTGGCGCCCAACCGGACGGATCGCTTCCCCTCGTGCGAGGAGTTCGGCCGGGAGCTGCGCCTGCACCTGTGGCGCATCGGCCAGCTCTATGGACGCAAGGAGGCGGAGCACGAGGTGGCGGCCCTGAGCAAGCGGGCCAAGGCGCGGTCTTCCTCCCGGGCGGTGACGGCTCCCAAGGCCACTGCGGCCCACCGGGCAGCCGCCCCCTCCAGCGGACGGCGGGGGGCCTCCACCGAGGGGCGTCGCAAGCGGGAGTCCCGGCCTCGGTAG
- a CDS encoding (deoxy)nucleoside triphosphate pyrophosphohydrolase, translating to MGRRQIRVVGAMLQNDEGCYLITQRPPKASLPLLWEFPGGRVEEGETDAQALAREIREEMGVDVTVLDQAMHTHHEYPKYDIDFRVFRCRLAHAKAEIQHLRVHDHRWVTLEQMSQYQFPDADAKTLAKLLDLES from the coding sequence ATGGGTCGCCGTCAGATCCGCGTCGTAGGCGCGATGCTCCAGAACGACGAAGGGTGCTACCTGATCACCCAGCGCCCTCCCAAGGCGTCGCTGCCCCTGCTGTGGGAGTTTCCCGGCGGCAGGGTGGAAGAGGGGGAGACCGATGCCCAGGCGCTCGCGCGGGAGATCCGCGAGGAGATGGGTGTCGACGTCACCGTGCTCGATCAGGCGATGCACACGCATCACGAGTACCCGAAATATGACATCGACTTCCGCGTCTTCCGCTGCCGCCTGGCCCACGCGAAGGCCGAGATCCAGCACCTGCGCGTGCACGATCACCGCTGGGTGACGCTGGAGCAGATGTCGCAGTACCAGTTCCCCGACGCAGACGCGAAGACGCTGGCGAAGCTGCTCGATCTGGAATCGTGA
- the ftsH gene encoding ATP-dependent zinc metalloprotease FtsH, whose amino-acid sequence MKQQDPTPSGGLGPKAKKPEKPTTPGKGFKFGSPLGYILLLVLGFLLFRNVFQDAGVRRVSYSQFRDAVAQGQFSRVQISPEWVKGFLKDTSAPPPAQPGQERALRGELNALPWMAYKVPGDDKLVELLESKGIQYEAVPQSGFSEVLWIWLIPMGLVLLFWSFMMRRVTGGIGQGPQSVMSFGKTRAKVQAEVDTGVGFKDVAGVDEAVDELREIVEFLKTPEKFRRLGGRIPKGVLLVGPPGTGKTLLARAVAGEAGVPFFSLSGSEFVEMFVGVGAARVRDLFAQANAKAPCIIFIDELDAIGKSRNAGVAGGHDEREQTLNQLLAEMDGFDGRTGLIILAATNRPEILDSALLRPGRFDRQVLVDRPDKRGRERVLEIHSRNVKLGPDVDLKGIAARTPGFAGADLANVVNEAALLAARRNRDAVMRADFEEAIERVVAGLEKKNRRMNEREKEIVAHHEAGHAVVGWMLPHAERVTKVSIIPRGLAALGYTMSLPLEDRYLMSLEELRDKMAGMMGGRAAEELFIGEISTGASNDLKQATEIARLMVRDYGMSSLGPVALGAEHGSAFLRSAGMPETRSYSEQTARMVDEEVRKLVTEALERARQVLAQNRDKVHALAARLLATEVVEEDAMATLLGPKVIAERGLIHPEARQVVSAHPAGAQEGNPPTQHASPLKDS is encoded by the coding sequence ATGAAGCAGCAGGATCCAACACCTTCTGGTGGCTTGGGGCCCAAGGCCAAGAAACCAGAGAAGCCAACGACGCCGGGCAAGGGCTTCAAGTTCGGCTCACCACTGGGCTACATCCTTCTGCTCGTCTTGGGCTTCTTGCTATTCCGGAACGTCTTCCAGGATGCAGGCGTCCGCCGGGTCAGCTACAGCCAGTTCCGCGATGCGGTGGCGCAGGGGCAGTTCTCCCGCGTGCAGATCTCCCCGGAGTGGGTGAAGGGTTTCCTCAAGGACACCTCCGCACCGCCTCCGGCGCAGCCCGGGCAGGAGCGGGCGCTGCGCGGCGAACTCAACGCGCTGCCCTGGATGGCCTACAAGGTTCCGGGCGATGACAAGCTCGTGGAGTTGCTGGAGTCCAAGGGCATCCAGTACGAGGCCGTGCCGCAGTCCGGCTTCTCCGAGGTGCTGTGGATCTGGCTGATCCCCATGGGGCTCGTGCTGCTGTTCTGGAGCTTCATGATGCGCCGGGTGACTGGGGGCATCGGCCAGGGGCCGCAGAGCGTGATGAGCTTCGGCAAGACGCGCGCGAAGGTGCAGGCCGAGGTCGACACGGGCGTGGGCTTCAAGGACGTGGCCGGCGTGGACGAGGCCGTGGACGAGCTGCGCGAGATCGTCGAGTTCCTCAAGACGCCGGAGAAGTTCCGCCGTCTGGGTGGGCGCATCCCCAAGGGTGTGCTGCTGGTCGGCCCGCCGGGCACCGGTAAGACGCTGCTGGCCCGCGCGGTGGCGGGCGAGGCGGGCGTGCCCTTCTTCAGCCTCTCCGGCTCCGAGTTCGTGGAGATGTTCGTCGGCGTGGGCGCCGCGCGTGTCCGCGACTTGTTCGCCCAGGCCAACGCGAAGGCGCCGTGCATCATCTTCATCGACGAGCTGGACGCCATCGGCAAGAGCCGCAACGCGGGCGTCGCCGGCGGCCATGACGAGCGCGAGCAGACACTCAACCAGTTGCTGGCGGAGATGGACGGCTTCGACGGCCGCACGGGGCTGATCATCCTGGCGGCCACCAACCGCCCGGAGATCCTCGACAGCGCGCTGCTGCGCCCGGGCCGCTTCGACCGGCAGGTGCTGGTGGACCGCCCGGACAAGCGGGGCCGCGAGCGCGTGCTGGAGATCCACTCGCGCAACGTGAAGCTGGGGCCGGACGTGGACCTGAAGGGCATCGCCGCTCGCACGCCGGGCTTCGCGGGCGCGGACCTGGCCAACGTGGTGAATGAGGCGGCGCTGCTGGCCGCCCGGCGCAACCGGGACGCGGTGATGCGCGCGGACTTCGAGGAGGCCATCGAGCGCGTGGTGGCGGGCCTGGAGAAGAAGAACCGCCGCATGAACGAGCGTGAGAAGGAGATCGTCGCGCACCACGAGGCCGGCCACGCGGTGGTGGGCTGGATGCTGCCCCACGCCGAGCGCGTGACGAAGGTGTCCATCATTCCCCGCGGCCTGGCGGCCCTGGGCTACACCATGTCGCTGCCGCTCGAGGACCGCTACCTCATGTCGCTGGAGGAACTGCGCGACAAGATGGCCGGGATGATGGGCGGCCGCGCCGCCGAGGAGCTCTTCATCGGGGAGATCTCCACCGGCGCCTCCAATGACCTGAAGCAGGCCACGGAGATCGCCCGGCTCATGGTGCGCGACTACGGCATGAGCTCGCTGGGGCCCGTGGCGCTCGGCGCGGAGCACGGCTCGGCCTTCCTGCGGTCGGCGGGCATGCCAGAGACGCGCTCGTACTCGGAGCAGACGGCGCGCATGGTGGACGAGGAGGTCCGCAAGCTCGTCACCGAGGCGCTCGAGCGCGCCCGCCAGGTGCTCGCCCAGAACCGCGACAAGGTGCACGCCCTCGCCGCGCGCCTGCTCGCCACCGAGGTGGTGGAGGAGGACGCCATGGCGACGCTGCTCGGGCCCAAGGTCATCGCCGAACGCGGCTTGATTCACCCGGAGGCTCGCCAGGTGGTCTCCGCCCATCCCGCTGGGGCGCAGGAAGGGAATCCTCCTACTCAGCACGCTTCTCCCCTCAAGGACAGCTGA
- a CDS encoding nucleotide exchange factor GrpE, whose translation MDGNPRTESGTQDQNGAEQAAAQQPAEGSASEQAEAQQESRPAQDAERQRLEAELESTRRRVDELARAYQAVNKDREEFKQRLTRERERMMDVERGNVAVTLLEAIDELDRCVSMSGQEANSPLGQGVKMIRDGLLSKVQGMGIERIQVVGQPFDPNTAEAADMEITPHPDEDQKVVAEIRAGYRFKDRIIRPARVKVAKYVPPAQA comes from the coding sequence ATGGACGGCAATCCCCGTACCGAGAGCGGCACCCAGGATCAGAATGGCGCGGAGCAGGCGGCTGCCCAGCAGCCTGCGGAGGGCTCCGCGTCCGAGCAGGCAGAGGCTCAGCAGGAGTCCCGCCCCGCGCAGGATGCGGAGCGTCAGCGGCTCGAGGCCGAGCTGGAGTCGACCCGCCGCCGCGTGGACGAGCTGGCCCGGGCCTACCAGGCGGTCAACAAGGACCGCGAGGAGTTCAAGCAGCGGCTCACGCGCGAGCGCGAGCGGATGATGGACGTGGAGCGCGGCAACGTGGCCGTGACGCTCCTGGAGGCCATCGACGAGCTGGACCGCTGCGTCTCCATGAGCGGCCAGGAGGCCAACTCCCCGCTGGGGCAGGGCGTGAAGATGATCCGCGATGGCCTGCTGTCCAAGGTGCAGGGCATGGGCATCGAGCGCATCCAGGTGGTGGGGCAGCCGTTCGATCCCAACACCGCCGAGGCGGCGGACATGGAGATCACCCCCCATCCGGACGAGGATCAGAAGGTGGTGGCCGAGATCCGGGCGGGCTACCGGTTCAAGGACCGCATCATCCGTCCAGCCAGAGTGAAAGTGGCCAAGTACGTGCCCCCAGCTCAGGCTTGA